The genomic segment ATCATATAAAGCCGATTATACCCCAAATGAAATTCTAAAACGCACTTCAAATTTAAACGAAAGTGCTTTTTTGTGGGAGAAAGATGATGCAAATCGTTCAAAGTCTTGAAATGATCAGTGTAAATACTGATGATATTAGTGTTTTTAATTATTTTAAGGATTTGATCACTAAAAATTTTTCTAAAATTCTAGGAAAAAAATATAAAATTTTTTCATTCTTTGAAGAAAATGAAATTCCTCAAAGGAAATATTTTTTAAAATTGCTTGAAAAAAAGTGTCAAGATTTAGATCAAATCAGTGATTTAAGTCAGGCTTATAACAAGACCTTTAGGCTTAATTTCACAGAAAAAAATTCTCTCAAGCCCGTTATCTTAGTTAAGACAGAATTTATAGAAGGTGGTATAGCCTTGAAACTAAGTGTCAATGAAAGGCTTTTTATCAGCTATATCAAACAATACTTCAAAAATCATGAATGTGAATTTTGTACTGAAAATAATCTCTTAATGATACCTTACAAAGATGAAAGCACTTTAAGGCTTTTTGAAAGTTTTGCAGGCGAGAGTGAGCATTTAAAATATTGCGTTGATTTTGATATAGATGAAAAAGAATTTAAAGATTTTAAAGCAAAAGTACACAAAAAAGAGGGTAATAAATGGAAATTTAACGCTCTAGCTAAGCTCTTTAGTTCTTACTTTCAAACGCTTGAATGCACTCCAGAAGATGATCTTAGCAAAATAAGACAAAAATATCTTATCTTAGTTAAACTCTATCACCCGGATTTTCATCACGAAAAAAGTGGTATCGAAAAGGCTTTTTGTAGAGAACAATTTGAAAAAATACAAATTGCCTATGATAATCTTAAGGCTCTTTATAAAAATAATGCTTAAGATTGCCAAATAAAATCTTAAGCAATGTTTATGACTATGCTCAAATTTATTAAAATCATGCACTGAATAACAAAAAATCCTTAGCTTACCGAAGAAAAAACTTATATCCAAATAAAGATTTTACAATAAAAAGCTCAAAAGCCTATTTTAAGGGATATTAAAAAACAAGGGAAAATAAAAAATGAGATTATGGCGGACAGAGAGGGATTTGAACCCTCGAGACCCGTTAAGATCTGCACCCTTAGCAGGGGTGTGGTTTCAGCCACTCACCCATCTGTCCATATCGAAGCTAAAATTGTAGCAAAAAA from the Campylobacter sp. MIT 99-7217 genome contains:
- a CDS encoding adenylosuccinate lyase — translated: MQIVQSLEMISVNTDDISVFNYFKDLITKNFSKILGKKYKIFSFFEENEIPQRKYFLKLLEKKCQDLDQISDLSQAYNKTFRLNFTEKNSLKPVILVKTEFIEGGIALKLSVNERLFISYIKQYFKNHECEFCTENNLLMIPYKDESTLRLFESFAGESEHLKYCVDFDIDEKEFKDFKAKVHKKEGNKWKFNALAKLFSSYFQTLECTPEDDLSKIRQKYLILVKLYHPDFHHEKSGIEKAFCREQFEKIQIAYDNLKALYKNNA